From Etheostoma cragini isolate CJK2018 chromosome 14, CSU_Ecrag_1.0, whole genome shotgun sequence, the proteins below share one genomic window:
- the LOC117957358 gene encoding receptor-transporting protein 3-like codes for MSRSTDWVPSLWMDTFEELLYDDNELDYGDQWNLTFNYNQTNIVTKEERKRGWKIYSHCAYGHFQCASCNKIWPSARVVVLFRYRLRGDRGTVIMRPFGQACRRCQDDEFDLPGFSKKEVEEALLRLFSKIRKNCYDDEEDDNDGSSASSTKVWTKPHEASLCQACIMGICCQDD; via the exons ATGAGCAGATCTACAG ACTGGGTTCCTTCCTTGTGGATGGACACCTTTGAGGAATTGCTGTACGATGACAATGAGCTGGACTATGGAGACCAGTGGAATCTTACCTTTAACTACAACCAGACAAACATCGTCAccaaggaggagaggaagagaggctgGAAGATCTACAGCCACTGTGCCTATGGACA TTTTCAGTGTGCATCCTGCAACAAGATCTGGCCTTCAGCACGGGTGGTGGTGTTGTTCCGTTACCGGCTGCGGGGTGACCGTGGGACAGTCATCATGCGGCCCTTTGGACAGGCCTGTCGCCGTTGCCAAGACGATGAGTTTGACCTCCCCGGTTTTTCCAAGAAAGAGGTGGAAGAAGCCTTGCTCAGGCTGTTTAGCAAAATCCGGAAGAATTGCTACGACGATGAGGAGGACGACAATGATGGCTCATCAGCAAGCTCTACTAAGGTTTGGACCAAACCTCATGAGGCGTCCCTGTGTCAGGCTTGCATTATGGGCATCTGCTGTCAAGATGattag